A portion of the Sphingobacterium spiritivorum genome contains these proteins:
- the rsmG gene encoding 16S rRNA (guanine(527)-N(7))-methyltransferase RsmG yields the protein MNPSVDIIYKYFPKLTETQKTQFAQLAELYPFWNNQINVISRKDIESLYLHHVLHSLGIAKFMTEFAPGTHILDVGTGGGFPGIPLAILFPEVRFHLVDSIGKKIKVVREVASALGLTNVEADHMRAEQLDYKYDFVVSRAVTRLGDFAPWIRNKFLKQDKNGVPNGILYLKGGDLKEEIKESRLKAELHPLSDYFTEDFFETKYVVYVPM from the coding sequence TTGAATCCTTCAGTAGACATTATCTATAAATACTTTCCGAAATTAACGGAAACACAAAAAACTCAGTTTGCACAACTAGCCGAGTTATATCCTTTCTGGAATAACCAGATCAATGTGATATCGCGTAAAGATATAGAGAGCCTTTATCTCCACCACGTGCTTCATTCGCTGGGTATTGCTAAGTTTATGACTGAGTTTGCACCGGGCACACATATTCTGGATGTTGGTACAGGAGGAGGATTTCCGGGTATACCTTTAGCCATCTTGTTTCCCGAAGTCAGGTTTCACCTTGTCGATTCGATCGGAAAAAAAATAAAAGTAGTGCGGGAAGTAGCCTCAGCATTAGGACTTACAAATGTGGAAGCCGATCATATGCGAGCGGAGCAACTGGATTATAAATACGATTTCGTCGTATCCAGAGCAGTGACAAGATTAGGAGATTTTGCACCATGGATCCGCAATAAATTTTTGAAACAGGATAAAAACGGTGTTCCTAACGGTATCCTGTATTTAAAAGGAGGAGATCTGAAAGAAGAAATCAAAGAGTCCAGACTCAAAGCGGAGCTTCATCCTTTGTCAGATTATTTTACTGAAGATTTCTTTGAAACCAAGTACGTGGTTTACGTACCCATGTAA
- a CDS encoding glycosyltransferase — MNIFHFFQSHFTFFYLALFILGIFLLIQLYYILFVYTKVSRYRVQSYQQNADQVPVSVIICARNEEHNLKTFLPLILEQEYPQFEVVVVNDCSNDDTKWVLQDFERKYMHLKVVEIKEHIQLKHNKKFGVTMGIKAAKYSHFVFTDADCQPNSPLWLSEMAGAFTEGKEIILGYSPYFRQRGFLNKLIRFETTHTAMSYLSYALKKNAYMGVGRNMAYTKELFFKGKGFTSHMHIKSGDDDLFVNHNANKQNTRIVIHPDAHMYSVPKDSWKSYYKQKARHSGASVLYKKKHQRMLATQLASGILFYITLITCVALFPTMWYYMAGAYVLRLLVQIIVFRTVYKKLAVHDLIWWLPFLDLYYYFYICINGLFNRKKPQRSWK, encoded by the coding sequence GTGAATATATTTCATTTTTTTCAAAGCCATTTTACATTCTTTTATCTGGCCTTGTTTATTTTAGGTATTTTCTTACTTATCCAACTGTATTACATCCTGTTTGTATATACTAAAGTAAGCCGGTATCGTGTACAATCTTATCAGCAGAACGCAGATCAGGTTCCTGTTTCCGTTATTATCTGTGCTCGTAATGAAGAGCATAATCTCAAAACGTTTTTACCGCTAATCCTGGAACAGGAATATCCCCAATTTGAAGTTGTGGTCGTCAATGATTGCTCAAATGATGACACCAAATGGGTACTGCAGGACTTTGAACGTAAATATATGCACTTAAAGGTAGTGGAAATCAAGGAACACATTCAACTCAAGCACAATAAGAAATTTGGGGTGACGATGGGTATAAAAGCTGCAAAGTATTCACATTTCGTCTTCACAGATGCGGATTGCCAGCCCAATTCGCCGCTATGGCTTTCGGAAATGGCAGGCGCTTTTACAGAAGGAAAAGAGATTATTCTGGGTTACTCTCCTTATTTCAGACAACGCGGATTCCTGAATAAGCTCATCCGCTTCGAAACTACACATACTGCGATGAGTTACCTTTCGTATGCACTGAAGAAGAATGCATACATGGGTGTAGGCCGTAATATGGCGTATACCAAAGAATTATTTTTCAAAGGAAAAGGATTTACTTCGCATATGCATATCAAGTCAGGTGATGATGACCTGTTTGTCAATCATAATGCAAACAAGCAAAATACCCGGATCGTCATACATCCTGATGCCCATATGTACTCTGTACCTAAAGACAGCTGGAAAAGTTATTACAAACAAAAAGCAAGACATTCCGGAGCATCTGTTCTATACAAAAAGAAACACCAGCGTATGTTAGCGACCCAGCTCGCTTCGGGTATTTTATTTTACATCACCTTAATTACCTGCGTAGCCTTATTTCCGACGATGTGGTATTATATGGCAGGAGCCTATGTATTGAGACTACTTGTGCAGATCATTGTCTTTCGTACTGTTTACAAAAAACTTGCTGTACACGATCTTATCTGGTGGTTACCATTTTTAGACCTGTATTACTATTTCTATATTTGCATCAATGGTTTATTCAACAGGAAGAAACCGCAACGCAGCTGGAAATAA